Proteins from a single region of Streptomyces spinoverrucosus:
- a CDS encoding amidohydrolase family protein, protein MTLVKGWVDVHAHFAPPVTEEQRLKQWEGLRAQRFLAQQPYDWSPESALDHMDRTGTAMQLLSNTHVPSLQALRDSNDYGAKIVADHPTRFGLLAALPTDDPEAALTEIERARSDLHADGYAVSARYNGVFLGDERLEPVWAELNRRRAVVFAHPNTIAPPQLGLPAVMMDVAFETARSVVDMLYAGVLRRYPDLTLILAHAGGALPALSGRLGQLGAEPWVPNAQNITREEIREHLGRLYLDTANAGDDAPLASALAMVPRDHVVYGSDSGAPCNTDETLAANIRALRDSRVLLEGEADQLGHRGWDLFPTAGRRAGRS, encoded by the coding sequence ATGACGTTGGTCAAGGGGTGGGTGGATGTGCACGCGCATTTCGCCCCGCCGGTCACCGAAGAGCAGCGGCTCAAGCAGTGGGAAGGCCTGCGCGCGCAACGGTTTCTGGCGCAGCAGCCGTACGACTGGAGTCCGGAGTCCGCCTTGGACCACATGGACCGGACCGGTACCGCCATGCAACTGCTCAGCAACACCCACGTCCCCTCACTGCAGGCGTTGCGCGATTCCAACGACTACGGAGCGAAGATCGTCGCGGACCATCCGACCCGGTTCGGGCTGTTGGCGGCGCTCCCCACCGACGACCCCGAGGCGGCACTGACCGAGATCGAACGGGCCCGATCGGATCTGCACGCCGACGGATACGCGGTGAGCGCCCGGTACAACGGGGTGTTCCTCGGCGACGAGCGGCTGGAACCGGTGTGGGCCGAGCTGAACCGCCGCCGTGCGGTGGTCTTCGCCCACCCGAACACCATCGCGCCGCCCCAACTCGGCCTTCCCGCCGTCATGATGGACGTGGCGTTCGAGACCGCCCGGAGCGTCGTCGACATGCTTTACGCCGGGGTGCTCCGCCGCTACCCCGACCTGACGTTGATCCTCGCCCACGCGGGGGGAGCCCTACCCGCACTGTCCGGACGGCTCGGACAGTTGGGAGCGGAGCCTTGGGTGCCCAACGCGCAGAACATCACCCGGGAGGAGATCCGCGAGCATCTGGGCAGGCTGTACCTGGACACCGCCAACGCGGGAGACGACGCCCCTCTCGCGTCGGCTCTCGCCATGGTCCCGCGTGACCACGTGGTCTACGGCTCCGACAGCGGCGCGCCGTGCAACACGGACGAGACGTTGGCAGCCAATATCCGGGCGCTCCGAGACTCCCGCGTGCTGCTCGAAGGTGAGGCGGACCAACTGGGCCATCGCGGCTGGGACCTGTTCCCGACTGCCGGCCGCCGCGCCGGCAGAAGCTGA